The proteins below come from a single Oscillospiraceae bacterium genomic window:
- the cdaA gene encoding diadenylate cyclase CdaA, translating to MWDTIAEFFNTIGGRFSSPHLIIDIIDIAIVAYLIYKVLQLAVQTRAEQLLKGIVIVLILYAVASWLDMVALSFIMSSLLQVGILAVVILFQPEIRRALEQIGRSKVGNTLHIFDRVNLIEIENAKIGHAVEQVCRAVTELSLSKTGALIVFERKTKLGEIIATGTPVDANVTVEMIGTIFFPNTPLHDGAMIIKKDRIWAAGCFLPLSQNFEISRELGTRHRAALGLSEVSDAVIVVVSEETGKISVVEDGQMLRGLSIEELKTRLASALETPAPKAKEHPIKRFFNGKKSEK from the coding sequence ATGTGGGATACGATTGCTGAATTTTTCAACACAATCGGCGGACGTTTTTCGTCCCCCCACTTGATTATTGATATCATCGACATCGCAATCGTCGCTTACTTGATTTATAAGGTGCTTCAGCTCGCGGTCCAGACCCGCGCCGAGCAGCTTTTAAAGGGCATCGTCATCGTCTTGATTCTATACGCGGTCGCCAGTTGGCTCGATATGGTGGCACTCAGCTTTATTATGAGTTCGCTGCTTCAGGTCGGTATTTTAGCCGTTGTGATTCTGTTTCAACCCGAAATCCGGCGCGCGCTCGAACAGATCGGGCGGAGCAAAGTGGGCAATACGCTGCATATCTTTGACCGGGTCAATCTGATCGAAATCGAAAACGCAAAAATCGGCCATGCCGTGGAACAGGTCTGCCGCGCGGTCACCGAGCTCTCTCTTTCCAAAACCGGCGCGCTCATCGTGTTTGAGCGCAAAACGAAACTCGGCGAGATCATCGCTACCGGAACTCCGGTCGACGCCAATGTGACCGTCGAGATGATCGGTACCATCTTTTTCCCCAACACCCCGCTCCACGACGGCGCGATGATCATCAAAAAAGACCGTATTTGGGCAGCCGGCTGCTTTTTACCGCTTTCTCAAAATTTCGAGATCAGCCGCGAACTCGGCACCCGCCACCGCGCGGCGCTTGGGTTAAGCGAAGTCTCGGACGCTGTTATTGTCGTTGTTTCTGAGGAAACCGGGAAAATTTCGGTGGTCGAGGATGGCCAGATGCTGCGCGGCCTTTCGATTGAGGAACTCAAAACACGTCTGGCCTCTGCACTAGAGACACCGGCCCCCAAGGCAAAAGAACATCCGATCAAACGGTTTTTCAACGGAAAGAAATCCGAAAAATAA